A single region of the Caretta caretta isolate rCarCar2 chromosome 25, rCarCar1.hap1, whole genome shotgun sequence genome encodes:
- the PCSK4 gene encoding proprotein convertase subtilisin/kexin type 4, with the protein MSAAAAWLRLLLLLLLLAGASCCLGGLRIYLSSWAVRVPAGAREAERLARKHGLLCLGQIIEGEHYYHFKHRGMVQESLNRHWGWHVHLKREPKVHWFEQQTLKRRTKRTIAVVPTDPWFHKQWYMNNDVHPDLNILTAWSKGYSGLGVVLSILDDGLERDHPDLSANYDPLASYDFNSNDPDPQPRYNVWDENRHGTRCAGEVAATANNRLCGVGVAYNAKIGGVRMLDGPITDLVEAQSLSFRPQHIHVYSASWGPEDDGKTVEGPGMLALEAFYKGTASGRGGLGSLFVWASGNGGIHSDNCNCDGYTNSIYTLSVGSVTESGRVPWYSEACASTLTTTYSSGTKSEKQIVTTDLQHRCTDKHTGTSASAPLAAGMIALALEANPALTWRDMQHLVVRASKPAHLQAEDWALNGVGRKVSHHYGYGLLDAGDLVDLAKKWTTTRPQRKCSVKVVYAPLEIGSKLTVSKKVSTCIGRTRYIRSLEHVQVRISLSYSRRGDLAISLTSPMGTKSTLVAIRPYDTSNQGYRDWSFMSTHFWDEDPQGTWTLFLENKGDAYNTGFLTSFVLQLYGTDEDMMARQVAASVVSECVRRDSKGMCEECSSPFYAFQHLCLSYCPPHSYNRSRRSSRLNGSPHPVQVCATCHPSCYTCRGDTANNCTACPPFCTFHELSHSCSPPAYPFLFPSKPAEGQHVVLLILVILLGGGPLLVGILCITCHGVSLAASWRQRKGLCALPTATGLAGGSETGTSANTRGAGCLNEPGQLQAPGPPVEGSAGHVAQTLPAGHAASRLRT; encoded by the exons ATGTCGGCGGCGGCTGCCTGGCTCCGGctcttgttgctgctgctgctgctggccggcGCCTCCTGCTGCTTGGGCGGGCTCCGCATCTACCTGAGCAGCTGGGCCGTGAGGGTGCCCGCGGGGGCCCGGGAGGCCGAGCGCCTGGCCCGCAAGCACGGGCTGCTCTGCCTGGGGCAG ATAATTGAAGGGGAACACTATTACCATTTCAAACACCGAGGCATGGTGCAGGAATCCCTGAACAGACACTGGGGCTGGCATGTGCATCTGAAAAGAGAGCCCAAG GTCCACTGGTTTGAGCAGCAAACGCTGAAGAGGCGTACGAAAAGAACCATTGCTGTCGTGCCAACAGATCCTTGGTTCCATAAACAGTGGTACATG AACAACGACGTCCACCCAGACCTGAATATCCTCACGGCTTGGAGCAAGGGGTACTCCGGCTTGGGCGTGGTGCTCTCCATCCTGGATGACGGACTGGAGAGAGACCACCCCGATCTGTCTGCTAACTAC GATCCCCTTGCGAGTTATGACTTCAACAGTAatgatcccgacccacagcctcGTTACAATGTCTGGGATGAGAATCG GCATGGGACACGCTGCgcaggagaggtggcagctaCAGCCAACAACAGACTCTGTGGAGTCGGCGTCGCCTACAATGCAAAAATTGGAG GTGTGAGGATGCTCGACGGTCCCATCACAGACCTCGTGGAGGCTCAATCCTTGAGTTTCCGCCCCCAGCACATCCACGTCTACAGCGCTAGCTGGGGCCCGGAGGATGATGGTAAAACTGTGGAGGGGCCTGGAATGCTGGCCCTGGAAGCTTTCTACAAGGGGACAGCAAGT gggcGCGGCGGCCTGGGTTCTCTCTTCGTCTGGGCCTCTGGCAACGGCGGCATCCACTCCGACAACTGTAACTGCGACGGGTACACCAACAGCATCTACACCCTGTCGGTGGGCAGCGTGACGGAGAGCGGCCGGGTGCCCTGGTACAGCGAGGCCTGCGCCTCCACCCTCACCACCACCTACAGCAGCGGCACCAAGAGCGAGAAGCAGATC GTGACCACTGATCTGCAGCATCGCTGCACCGACAAGCACACGGGCACCTCCGCCTCTGCCCCCCTGGCTGCAGGGATGATCGCGCTCGCTCTGGAGGCCAA CCCAGCACTGACGTGGCGCGACATGCAGCATCTCGTGGTGAGAGCCTCCAAACCAGCCCATCTGCAGGCAGAAGACTGGGCCCTGAACGGAGTTGGACGCAAAG TGAGCCACCATTACGGCTATGGACTCCTGGATGCTGGTGACCTGGTGGACCTGGCCAAGAAGTGGACTACAACCAGGCCCCAGAGGAAGTGTTCAGTCAAGGTTGTCTATGCACCCCT GGAGATAGGCTCAAAACTCACAGTCAGCAAAAAAGTCTCCACCTGCATCGGGAGGACCAGGTATATCCGCTCCCTGGAGCATGTCCAGGTCCGCATCTCTCTAAGCTACAGCAGGAGAGGGGATCTGGCCATCTCTCTGACCAGCCCAATGGGAACCAAGTCCACCCTGGTGGCCATCAG GCCATACGACACCAGCAACCAGGGCTACAGGGATTGGTCCTTCATGTCCACGCACTTCTGGGACGAGGACCCACAAGGCACCTGGACGCTCTTCCTAGAGAACAAGGGAGATGCCTACAACACAG ggttCCTCACCAGCTTCGTCCTGCAGCTCTACGGAACGGACGAGGACATGATGGCCAGGCAGGTAGCAGCCTCCGTTGTGAGCGAGTGCGTTAGGCGGGACTCCAAGGGAATGTGCGAGG aatGCAGCAGCCCCTTCTATgcgttccagcacctctgcctgTCCTACTGCCCTCCCCACTCTTACAACCGATCCAGGAGGTCTTCCCGCCTGAATGGGAGCCCACACCCTGTCCAGGTCTGTGCCACCTGCCACCCGTCCTGCTACACGTGCCGGGGGGACACCGCCAACAACTGCACCGCCTGCCCCCCCTTCTGCACCTTCCATGAGCTCTCACACTCCTGCTCCCCGCCAGCGTACCCCTTCCTCTTTCCCAGCAAGCCTGCAGAGGGGCAGCACGTCGTCCTCCTCATCCTGGTGATCCTGCTGGGCGGGGGCCCTCTCCTCGTGGGCATCCTCTGCATCACCTGCCATGGGGTGTCCCTCGCCGCCTCCTGGAGGCAGCGGAAGGGGCTCTGCGCTCTGCCCACAGCCACTGGCTTGGCAGGGGGAAGTGAGACTGGGACCAGTGCTAACACGAGAGGGGCTGGGTGCTTAAATGAGCCAGGGCAGCTGCAGGCTCCTGGGCCACCAGTGGAGGGCAGTGCTGGCCACGTAGCCCAGACACTGCCTGCAGGCCATGCTGCTTCCAGACTTAGAACCTGA
- the LOC125627206 gene encoding transmembrane protein 79-like produces MTAPKAPASCHQLREFDSVKDSIADLIDQLQDIDPSRLSFSPFLDLDTQISLAPVSDSPESSVEELHSTSEEEASLSLATSDSPGPEAEPVEGIHSQGAGPLLGEDPRPSTVQGDPRLPMAMDPKDLILPWGCDPREAGWAGPGDSVAMAVPKETCLLDRVGAETPMVQHTEHLPAGREPSRAQPHSEGPAHPTAGRPLPREEQPFLGSGVEPVSRGPEEPTPRPPGKCYGCCTSSHLKAVSSVFVSLLLAPWVLYGLYYLLPFEPPLCPDLASRAAFALRCLLIAVVPSMLGVMFGALAKLCSVAIDPLDTRSPPVLLHRLYVTSSMEQFVIFGLNMVVLATFLAQEHLRLIPILAGLFSIGRCCYWISLHVGSAYRGFGFGLAFFPALAMTGYNLFCLYNLGFAFLFVPSPAGGDGGGATPAPTWEPATQST; encoded by the exons atgACAGCCCCCAAGGCCCCAGCCAGCTGCCACCAGCTGCGGGAGTTTGACAGTGTCAAGGATTCCATTGCCGACCTCATCGACCAGCTGCAGGACATAGACCCGAGCCGCCTCTCCTTCTCGCCCTTCCTGGACCTGGACACCCAGATCTCCCTGGCGCCTGTCTCCGACAGCCCCGAGTCCTCCGTCGAGGAGCTGCACTCCACCTCTGAGGAGGAGGCCTCCCTCAGCCTGGCTACAAGCGACTCTCCAGGCCCAGAGGCTGAGCCGGTGGAAGGGATACATAGCCAGGGGGCTGGGCCTCTCCTGGGGGAGGACCCCCGGCCTTCCACAGTGCAGGGGGACCCCAGGCTTCCCATGGCAATGGACCCCAAAGACCTCATCCTTCCATGGGGCTGCGACCCACGGGAGGCCGGCTGGGCGGGGCCTGGAGACAGTGTGGCGATGGCAGTGCCCAAGGAGACCTGCTTGCTggacagggtgggggcagagaccCCCATGGTGCAGCACACGGAGCATCTGCCCGCTGGCAGAGAGCCAAGCAGGGCGCAGCCCCACAGCGAGGGGCCGGCACACCCCACGGCCGGTCGGCCTCTCCCCAGGGAGGAGCAGCCGTTCCTCGGCTCAGGTGTGGAGCCGGTTTCCCGTGGCCCCGAGGAGCCCACCCCTCGCCCGCCGGGGAAGTGCTATGGCTGCTGCACCAGCTCCCACCTGAAGGCCGTGTCCTCGGTCTTTGTCTCGCTGCTCCTGGCGCCCTGGGTCCTCTACGGACTCTATTACCTCCTGCCCTTCGAGCCGCCGCTTTGCCCGGATCTGGCCAGCCGCGCGGCCTTCGCCCTGCGCTGCCTGCTCATCGCCGTGGTGCCCAGCATGCTTG GTGTTATGTTCGGGGCTCTCGCCAAGCTCTGCTCGGTGGCTATTGACCCACTGGACACGCGCTCCCCGCCTGTCCTGCTCCACCGGTTGTACGTCACCAGCTCCATGGAGCAGTTTGTCATCTTTGGCCTCAACATGGTGGTGCTGGCCACGTTCCTGGCCCAGGAGCACCTGCGCCTCATCCCCATCCTGGCCGGGCTCTTCTCCATTGGCAG ATGCTGTTACTGGATCAGCCTCCACGTTGGCAGCGCTTACCGTGGCTTTGGCTTCGGCCTCGCTTTCTTCCCGGCCCTGGCGATGACTGGCTACAACCTGTTCTGTCTGTACAACCTGGGCTTCGCCTTCCTCTTCGTGCCCTCTCCAGCAGGTGGGGACGGCGGTGGGGCCACGCCTGCCCCCACGTGGGAGCCGGCGACCCAAAGCACTTGA